Proteins from one Esox lucius isolate fEsoLuc1 chromosome 19, fEsoLuc1.pri, whole genome shotgun sequence genomic window:
- the klhdc4 gene encoding kelch domain-containing protein 4 isoform X3, translating into MFSRVPGAPSGRSGHRMVLSKRQLLVFGGFHESARDFIYYNDVYAFSLDSFTWSRLSPSGTGPSPRSACQMTSTPDGSGVIIYGGYSKAKAKKDVEKGTIHSDMFLLKRDGKEEQEKWSWSRISPSGSKPNPRSGFSLAVGPTGRALLFGGVCDEEEDETLEGDFYNDLYLYDINKNRWFPAQLKGCKSEKKKRRRGKKGGEEGEGSEVTRDETAAPQGPVEVIREVVTEDGTVMTIKEIIPGTKTEEESEGEEEEEDEEDEAASAILVEPCARSSAMATVKHGKLYLYGGMFEVGDRQFTLNDLYCLDLHKMDQWEVLVEMDPKTQEWLDDCTDSEDDDEEDEEAKGGDEDEESEEESEDEDEEHPSVQPGEELEDFQSRTEQYWVALARANMGPEAKDKKVHKVGIAMAKVFFEDQR; encoded by the exons AGTTCCAGGTGCCCCCTCTGGAAGGAGTGGACATCGCATGGTCCTTAGTAAGAGACAGCTGCTGGTGTTTGGAGGCTTTCACGAGAGTGCCAG GGATTTCATCTACTACAATGATGTGTACGCCTTCAGTCTGGACTCCTTTACCTGGAGTCGCCTCTCCCCCTCTGGAACTGGCCCCTCCCCTCGTTCTGCCTGCCAGATGACCTCCACTCCTGACGGCTCCGGGGTCATCATCTATGGGGGTTACTCCAAAGCG AAAGCTAAGAAAGATGTGGAAAAGGGAACCATCCACTCTGACATGTTTCTGCTGAAGAGAGATGGCAAAGAAGAACAAG AGAAGTGGTCATGGTCCAGGATAAGTCCATCTGGGTCCAAGCCTAACCCCCGGTCGGGTTTCTCCCTGGCTGTTGGGCCCACTGGCCGGGCGCTTCTGTTCGGAGGGGTGTGtgacgaggaggaggatgagacCCTGGAGGGGGACTTCTACAATGATCTCTACCTGTATGACATCAACAAGAACCGCTGGTTCCCTGCTCAGCTCAAA GGCTGTAAGTCAGAAAAGAAGAAGCGTCGACGGGGTAAAAAGGGCGGGGAGGAGGGCGAGGGTTCAGAGGTGACCCGGGACGAGACCGCGGCGCCGCAGGGGCCCGTGGAGGTCATCAGGGAGGTTGTCACTGAAGACGGAACGGTCATGACCATCAAGGAGATAATCCCCGGTACAAAGACGGAGgaggagagcgagggagaggaggaggaggaggatgaggaggatgaagcGGCCTCGGCCATCCTGGTGGAGCCCTGTGCTCGCTCCAGTGCCATGGCGACTGTGAAACACGGGAAGCTGTATTTGTATGGGGGCATGTTCGAGGTGGGAGACCGCCAGTTCACCCTCAATGACCTGTACTGTCTAGACCTTCACAAGATGGACCAGTGGGAGGTGCTGGTCGAGATGGACCCCA AAACCCAAGAATGGCTGGACGACTGTACTGACTCGGAGGACgatgatgaagaggatgaggaagcTAAAGGAGGTGATGAAGATGAGGAATCAGAAGAGGAAAGCGAAGACGAAG ATGAGGAGCACCCATCAGTGCAGCCAGGGGAAGAACTGGAAGACTTCCAGAGTCGTACTGAACAGTACTGGGTAGCCCTGGCTCGGGCCAACATGGGCCCAGAGGCCAAGGACAAGAAGGTCCATAAAGTGGGCATTGCCATGGCCAAGGTTTTCTTTGAAGACCAGCGATGA